TTGGGCATGATGACCCGTTCATCCAATTCCACATAACCGTGTCGTGTCGCCAGCCATTCCCACGAGTCTGCAACCTCTTGGCCGAAATCGTTCAAAACTGTTTTCCCGTCCACGGCGTCCCCGAACAAACATTCCCGGTTCCTGGCGCAAATGGTTACGAAATAGACCCCGGCCTGTGAATAATCGTATCCGTGCAATCGGATGGATCGTCGGTTATGTCGCATCAATTTCCACTGCGAGGGCGGTTCGTCACGGATCCTGAGCTCCGTCGAAGGACGAACCGCCCCTACAGACCGGCCGTCATCCATCCTATTATCCCCTGATCAAAAGGGCCGCGTCTGTCCCCCTCAATTTTGTAAAGGCATCTTTCTCATCATTGTCGGTCTGTTTGAATTAAAAAATTTTATGCAGCTTATGTGCCAAATGCAAGAACAGATTTATTTTACTGGGATTCGGCCATTTCGGCTCAAGATCGATACCCGGCTATTGCGCAGAAATTGAGCAATTGGTTGGGCATGTTGCTCAATAATTGAGCAATATACCCCTGACCTCCAAAGTTTGACACTTATAGAAATAATATATTGTAATATCAATAGGTTATCTATACGAGGATGGCCGTTTTTACACTACAAACTCCGTTTCATGGCAGCGACGAGGGAATGGGAGGCGCACCAATCGAGACGAGCAGTTGTTTTTGTTCGTTTGTCGGCCTAGTGAGCACGCGCGTCTTGCTTCCCTTGGTTACCAGTTCCCCCATCTTAATCCGCTGGAGTTGGAAAAGGGCTTTGGGTACGGAAACGGTTTTGAGTTTTCTGCGCATCCACCGTTCGATCTGCAGGGCCAGTACACAAACAAAGATGTGAGCGCGAATCCGCTTTTCCGTCCAGTGATATACCGGACGGATCAGTAGCGTGCTCTTCAGAGACCGCCACCCACGCTCGATCTCGGCAAGCTCCTTATAGCAGCCTACCACTTCGTTCAACGGCAGAGTGAGGTCCGTGGTCTCCAGCATCAGCATGCCGTCGACCTTGTTTTCCCACTCCAGCACCTTTCGGTCTTTGGTGACAGTGACCTTGTCGCCGGTCGGTTTCAAGTGGTAAAAACGAAGCAGGTTGTGATCGCGAAGGTGGTCGCGGATTCGGTCGTATGTCCCGGACGGCGTTGGCTTTCTACCTTTCGCGTTTGGATGGGCCAGTTTGTGGAGCGCTTTCTTGATCCATGCGTCTGAAGCCTCCAGACGGCTTTCCCGGCCCCTCCTGGTCTCAAGGGCGATCTCGGGGGAATAGGCGAGGACAAAACGTACGCCTTCCCGCTCCTGCTCCAGAAATTGCTCCTTGTCGCTTTGCCTGTCGAATCCTTTTTCAAGCGATCCGATGATCTCGGCGGCCAACGCGTTCCGTCGGACCGGATGCGCCACGATGAATCCTAATTTTTCACCGAGCAGCCCGTCGAGGTTGGCATCGGACAGCATACCGCGATCGCCCACGAAGACCACGCGCTTCAAGTCGAACCTCTTTTTAAGGTCCATAACCACTTCCAATACGGTCGACTTGTCCACCGTGTTGCCGGCGAATACATGGTGGCACAGCGGGATTCCCTCGCGCGTCACCACCATTCCGATGACCACTTGGCGCTTGTCAAAGCGGCCGTCCCGGCTGTAACCATATCTGCGAAAGTCACCATCGAGCAAAGAGCGGTCGCCCTCGAAGTAGGTCGAAGTAATGTCGTAGAAGACCAACTCCAACGGCTCGGATTCTCTAAGCAGCCGCTTGGCGATGAACGGTTCCGCCTTTTCCTTGACTTCAAGTAAACGGTCCATGGCCCGCAACAGGTGATGATAGGAAGGCTTGTCCCGGTCGCTGTAATGCACCGAATCCAGCCAGTCCAGAAGCGCAAGTTTGCTGCACGGGTCACAGACTCGATTGACGACCAGCATCCGGATCAGTTCCGCAGCCGGAAAGGCGGCCGAACCGGCAATACCGGCG
The sequence above is a segment of the Deltaproteobacteria bacterium genome. Coding sequences within it:
- a CDS encoding IS1634 family transposase encodes the protein MIVNLGPLEKLGTETLRNLANGFLRAAGEPQPVEEEAQLFSARDFGHVHAVGSVWDRLGFKEALGRAGIAGSAAFPAAELIRMLVVNRVCDPCSKLALLDWLDSVHYSDRDKPSYHHLLRAMDRLLEVKEKAEPFIAKRLLRESEPLELVFYDITSTYFEGDRSLLDGDFRRYGYSRDGRFDKRQVVIGMVVTREGIPLCHHVFAGNTVDKSTVLEVVMDLKKRFDLKRVVFVGDRGMLSDANLDGLLGEKLGFIVAHPVRRNALAAEIIGSLEKGFDRQSDKEQFLEQEREGVRFVLAYSPEIALETRRGRESRLEASDAWIKKALHKLAHPNAKGRKPTPSGTYDRIRDHLRDHNLLRFYHLKPTGDKVTVTKDRKVLEWENKVDGMLMLETTDLTLPLNEVVGCYKELAEIERGWRSLKSTLLIRPVYHWTEKRIRAHIFVCVLALQIERWMRRKLKTVSVPKALFQLQRIKMGELVTKGSKTRVLTRPTNEQKQLLVSIGAPPIPSSLP